The Salvelinus namaycush isolate Seneca chromosome 16, SaNama_1.0, whole genome shotgun sequence genome has a segment encoding these proteins:
- the LOC120060592 gene encoding angiopoietin-related protein 7-like, with product MSLLTVALSFTFLLLVLTEAWAQNPRKRLAPPKPPKAQCCDEVRSLKVQVANLTSLLEELGRKQETDLMNVVRQMIELDKQNRQQESRVTEAESKYSEINNRVEIMQLQAAQSVTQTTSDAIYDCASLYTKNYKISGEYKLPADDFLNTPEINVFCDMESNGGGWTLIQRRKVGLTSFNRDWKQYKNGFGTIRGDFWLGNENIFRLTRQPSILRIEMEDWEGQTRYAEYSYFTVNNELNSYKLFIANYSGNAGDSLRYHNNTNFSTKGKDNDKCVDDCASLRKGGYWYNCCTDSNLNGVFYRYGDHSKSTDGISWYGWHGPNYSLKRVEMKIRPQNFQP from the exons ATGTCTTTGCTGACAGTGGCTCTGAGTTTTACCTTCCTCCTGCTGGTGCTGACAGAAGCGTGGGCGCAAAACCCAAGGAAGAGGCTGGCGCCACCCAAGCCTCCAAAGGCGCAGTGCTGCGATGAAGTGCGCTCCCTGAAGGTGCAGGTGGCCAACCTGACCAGCCTACTGGAGGAGCTGGGCCGCAAGCAGGAGACAGACTTGATGAACGTAGTAAGGCAGATGATCGAGCTGGACAAGCAGAATCGACAGCAGGAGTCCCGTGTCACTGAGGCCGAGAGCAAGTACTCTGAGATCAATAACCGGGTGGAAATCATGCAGCTGCAAGCCGCCCAGTCCGTCACTCAAACCACATCAG ATGCCATCTACGACTGTGCATCCCTGTACACCAAGAACTACAAGATCTCTGGGGAGTACAAACTGCCTGCAGATGACTTCCTGAATACCCCTGAGATCAAC GTCTTCTGTGACATGGAGAGCAATGGTGGTGGCTGGACGCTCATCCAGAGACGCAAGGTGGGCCTGACCTCCTTCAACCGCGACTGGAAGCAGTACAAAAATGGCTTTGGCACCATCCGCGGAGACTTCTGGCTAGGCAATGAAAACATCTTCCGTCTGACAAGGCAGCCCAGCATACTAAGGATAGAGATGGAG GACTGGGAAGGCCAGACCCGCTATGCAGAGTACAGTTACTTCACAGTGAACAACGAGTTGAACAGCTACAAACTCTTCATCGCCAACTACAGTGGAAACGCCGGGGACTCTCTGCGCTACCACAACAACACCAACTTCAGCACCAAGGGCAAGGACAACGACAAATGTGTGGACGACTGCGCTTCACTACGCAAAG GTGGTTACTGGTACAACTGTTGCACTGACTCCAACCTGAACGGCGTGTTCTATCGTTATGGCGACCACAGCAAGAGCACAGATGGAATTAGTTGGTACGGCTGGCACGGGCCCAACTACTCCCTGAAGAGAGTGGAGATGAAGATCCGGCCACAGAATTTTCAACCATAA